The DNA sequence ATCTTTTGTGAGCAACCTTTGTCCATTTTGCCTGGTTGTGACACCATATCTTCTTGTTCCATGACTTTGCAGTAAGACCCACAAAATTTAACTGGTGCCAAGACAACATGGATCCTGCCAAGTCTTctaaaaggtaagcagagctgcagtgtTCCCAAACAATACCACATAGTGTCAAATACTCCCAAGTTGCTAAAGGTTGCCGACGTGAGCTTGGATGGATACGGCTATTTGGCAAATTTCCGGGCTTGCGTGATGAGACGCGAACACGTTTGTCTTCAGACTCGAAGCTTCTCAAAAACAAGCCGCTTACCTAGTCGTAATCCCTGAggcttcactttggtcaccatgGTGATAAAAGACATTGGTGTGTCCTGTAATTCTTCATCGTTTGTGTCAAGTTTTATTCCGACACTTTATCAagacacttttcaaattgtgacAAATGTCTCCTTGAATCATCGTACTTGATTGACCTTATTACCGAGTCCCCAATGTtctcttttcacaacttttccatTTTTTCTTTGTCATTGCTTTTGCAATCCAGGTGTGAAGTCGCTCTTGTCTGCATTCTGcaaaattaatttattatttattgatatatattattattatttattcgcATATTCAGATTTGGGGCATTCTGCAATAATTTAATATAATTTCTTCATATAATTTCTCATCCACCATATTCAGATTTAGGGGGGTATGTAtgatctctccccccccccccccccctaccggCAAAAGAGCACAAAGAGGCTGCATGCGCGCCAACTGACTCCAGCAGGACTTTCTCACAGGCCGAACGTCTGTCTGTGTGTACAGCTATGTGTCCCTATATGCCAAAGAGCAATCGGAACAAAGTTGTGAATGAAGAGCAAGACCCCCCCGGTCACCTCTGGTGCCCTCGGCCTCCCCTTCTACCCCTCGGCACACTGCTCCCCTTTTCTGTGGGCCGTGCCGCCCGCTCGCTGGCTCGCATGCTCTCACTCTGCTCTTCCCAAATTGGCCCAGCTGTccgtcagccccccccccccccccccccccccccgcggtTCCCCCAGCTGTCTGCCCTCCCCGAACGAGAGAACCCCGCAACAATAGAGGTCGCAGGTCAAGAGAAAGAACAGGCTGCGCTCACAATAGACCAGTGGCGCCCTGTAAAACAATCATTCCCTTTTCCTCCTGCGGCCTTTCAGCCCCAACTGGAAAAGACAAACCTTTGGAGAGGCATCTGAAGAGGGGGCACATTCTTTTGGACAACGAGGCACCTCTTCTGCTTCAGCTGAGGTCGTTCGTACGCACGCACGTCGCGCTCTGCCACCCTCGTCTTTGTTCACCTCGAGTGCCATCAAGTCACTCGACGGGCTCATTAAAGTGTAAACTCGGCTTTTTGACGTTAAGGGAGTGATATAAATGTGCCAGATGATACGTGGACACTTGGGGAAATGCACATTATTGTTTGCTGGCACTaaaaatctgcttttttttttttttttttactttgtatgGTGGATGAAACATGACTTTTTGCCCTGCAGTGTTTTGGCATGATGGGAAACGGGGACATGTGGGAGAGCTGGAGAAAAAGGCCGTGCCACATTCACCTGTTCCTCAAGTGTTGTTTCCCATGGCCCACAACGGGGTCCCACACACCCGCCTGATTGCGTGAAACCACACATCGTGCACGCTCACACATTTTGCAAATGAGTTCTGGTGGGACttcactgagaaaaaaaaaaaaaaaaaaaagcctgtacTTGCGCTTTTGTCACCATGAATGAAATGAAGTGTAGCAAAATGGTAGACTATCAAGCGTTTTTAGTTTTATATCAAAATGAGAACCAAACCATCATTTTGTAATGTGTGGTccctgtggatttttttttaaatttatttatttatttttatttatttttttagtattttttttatctttaatctatcatttctaatcatTTTAATAATTTCTAATAATTTTCTAGAAGCATGGAGTAAAATTGCACGTGCCCAAACAAAATCTTACGACGGAAAGAGCATCCAATACTGTATAAGAATATTTATTCAATTAAGTGCgaaacagcaaaaatatttacaaCGTCGACACTCAAAGATTGTGACACCCAATCAACAAGTACCTGAAAGAGCTCCAATAAATAACTTAAATACAGTATAGCTGCCAAAGACAAACCgagaagacaaaagaaaacaaaacgaaaatatagaGAAGACAGGGTTTTTTTGTAAAAAGACAGACAGgatcaaaataaatattaaatacaaGTTTATAAATAAATTTATTGCTCCGCTGCTGAGATGCTCAATGGCTGTAGGCAATTTCAGGATGGAAAGTTTTGCGTCCTTTGTTCAAAAAGATGTTGAGCATCAGGTAGATAGATGGGAGCTGACGAGTCGCTCTTTGAAAGGTGGCCGTGCTCTCAGGTGATGCAATGTACTGCTGGTTCTCTAGGACTGGTGTCCAACGTTGAGGCTCGGGGCCCAGAACTGGCCCTTCGCATCATCGTATGCGGTCCATGAAAGCAAACGTGCATCGACTTCAAGTTTGATGCCTAATATTGTCGTCCACTAAGCCAAAGGTTGGAGGTTGGATCCTCAGCCGTTATGAGCATGtccaagtgtccttgagcaagatgcTGACCACCCcacgctgacccccccacccccacccctggCCCAATGAGGAAGCAGTGTAGCAAAGGTAGAAAAGCCTCTGAGGGTCTTTTCACATGGTACCCATCTGAGCGGCCAACAGATGAGAAGAAGCAAAGGAGTCAAAGGCCACATCCAGGGGTAGCTCGTAGCGGGACGCCTGGAAGAGCGGGTGGCCCTGATGCCCCCCGGCTAGGCCAGCGCTCGCCGAGGCGGGGTAATGGTGGGACGTCAGGTAATGGGCGTGGTGGCCCGTGTAGTTCCTCTCGGACTCCTGGGGTGACGGTTCCTGCTTCAGGGCAAAGTTGCCACTGATGCTAAGGGGGGGCGTGAGGGGCCCGTCGTACGGCGGGgtgcctccgccgccgccgcactcaTGAGGGGAGGGGTGGTCGAATGGCTGCCCCCCCTTGAAGCCCTTCATGTGGAGGAGGTGGGATGCCTCCAGGGAGCCGTAAGGGGGGCTGGGGAGCCCCGGGGATGGGTAGCTGAGGCCACGGCCGGCTTGACCCCCCGCGGCGACCGAGCCGGGGCCACCGCACTTGTCCTCAGGCTTGTTGATGAGCAAGGGCGCCGGGCCCAGCTGCAGGCAGCCGGCCACCAAGTTGCTGGTGGGCTGCGACAAGCCTTTGCACAGCATCTCCATGAAGCCGTGGCTCTCCGGAGACTGGTTGTTCTCCAGTACCTCCGACAGCGCCCAGATGTAGTTGCGGGCCAGCCGCAGCGTCTCAATCTTGGACAGCTTCTGCGTTTTGGAGTAGCAGGGCATCACTCGCCGCAAATTGTCCAGCGCGTCGTTCAGGCCGTGCATACGCGAGCGTTCCCTAGCGTTGGCCTTCATGCGGCGGGCCCGGAAGCGCTCCTGACGAGCCTTggtcatcttcttcttcttaggGCCCCTCCTTTTAGGAGCCATTTCTCCATTAGGCCCACTCatcacctcctcctcttcctcctcatcttcttcttccATGTCCTCGCTGCCCAGCTCAGAGCAGGAGTGTCTGCTTCCTTCTAGCAGGACATGGTGGCCCCTCATCTCGGGGCTTTCCTCACCATCCTGAGAGCTGCCATCTTCATCGAGCCAGGCCAGGGAACCCACCAGCTCACTCATATCACCGCTCTTTCCAAATGGCTTGTTCATCATTTTGCTCTGCACAAAAAAGGGACATTGTGCACCATAAGTCAAAGAAAAACTTCAAATCGCATGTTTGATATCCATTTTCAGCACCACGAGGTGAACAGCTCACACATCTCCATGCATGAGCCCTTTCCCTACATTTGACATGTCTTTGCATTGTAATATAGTGAGATTCACAGAAAATAAAGGAGAGGAATGAGAACGGCATAAGGACGCTGTCAATCTGGGACACGGCAGGATTTAGCCAGCAAATAAAGCCTAAAGATTAAATGGGACAACATGAAAATCAAAAAATGGGTTCACATGCACACCCctctcaaaaaaagaaaaactattgttttatttttctgttttatttttcagttgaaataACGTGAtaattattattcattattatttattcatgcaaaaaatacataaaaatataatttaattttttttgtgaaatgtcCCAGATAAGTGCGCACTAGTATATAAAAATGAGACAGATTACTAGATTTAATGTATTAAATTTAAACTATAGATTTTGCATTTTATCCATGccctaattttttaattttgtgaaGAAAATATTTGCACAAATATTGCCTGCCGTAAATATTACATCTGGAGGTCAAGCTGGATCGAATGCAACGCACCTGATTGGGCAGACGGAGGTCCGGTCAAAGAAAGAATATGAAGAAGTGAAAAAGAAAGTCCAACGTTTGTCTCGTACGTGTGCCACTGTCCCCAAACTCAGTTGGCCGCTGGGGCGCATATATGCATGGAGGCTTCGTCCCAAAATGACTCGAGCGCGCTGAGATTTGTTGCCCTAAGCTCCGTAAGCCCCTCCCTCCCACGCCACACCCTCGACCCATTCAAACACGCGTGGCAGTCTCGTGGCCAGAAGTTTTACAACATTTgtgagcagagagagagagagagagagagagagagagagagagagagagggagagagagagagagagcacgcCCCGCTGCATGCCTAATCACTGTTTTATAAGCGCGAGacaagcgggggggggggggggggggggggtcaattgTGTTCGGAGACGGAGTCAAGCGAGTCACTTCATCCCGAACAGGACCATCAATTTGCATAGCGGGGCAAACCGGTCATTCATGGAACGTCACTTAATTGTTCAAAAGTTTTTGCATAGAAACGAATGATTCAAAACTCAATTTACGTTAAGATGATAAACGTCATCGCCGTAATTTTATATTCTTCTCATACACGTTTGCAAGTGGTTTTAAAATACAAATCGGAATTTCAAGATGTATTGCCTTCATTTGCGACATCGGCGACAGGATAAAATCGTTTGAATGCCGACGTGCGTTAAGCATTTTAATCGATTGTCTATCTCGTCATTAGT is a window from the Syngnathus scovelli strain Florida chromosome 2, RoL_Ssco_1.2, whole genome shotgun sequence genome containing:
- the neurod4 gene encoding neurogenic differentiation factor 4; translated protein: MMNKPFGKSGDMSELVGSLAWLDEDGSSQDGEESPEMRGHHVLLEGSRHSCSELGSEDMEEEDEEEEEEVMSGPNGEMAPKRRGPKKKKMTKARQERFRARRMKANARERSRMHGLNDALDNLRRVMPCYSKTQKLSKIETLRLARNYIWALSEVLENNQSPESHGFMEMLCKGLSQPTSNLVAGCLQLGPAPLLINKPEDKCGGPGSVAAGGQAGRGLSYPSPGLPSPPYGSLEASHLLHMKGFKGGQPFDHPSPHECGGGGGTPPYDGPLTPPLSISGNFALKQEPSPQESERNYTGHHAHYLTSHHYPASASAGLAGGHQGHPLFQASRYELPLDVAFDSFASSHLLAAQMGTM